A part of Paenibacillus donghaensis genomic DNA contains:
- a CDS encoding CheR family methyltransferase gives MNRAPIDLLLANLHRLSGFDFSAYNRKHILRRLELRMKLENCADLSQLLGLLLQSPALLNNILEDFSIQVTSLFRDAEFFQEFRNKIVPILRELPEIYIWHAGCSTGEEAYSMAILLTEEGLLEKTHIYATDFNEKAVEQARRGAFPLQHLTDYAENYRLAGGKETLSAYMDTDGESAYFHSALSQAIFFEQHNLVTDGSFHEFHVILCRNVCIYFNTSLQKHVQELFYNSLYPGGLLCLGDQESLISLESNQHFKEFGVTNNIYSKLEHPKRE, from the coding sequence ATGAATAGAGCGCCGATTGATCTTTTGCTTGCGAACCTCCACCGGCTCAGCGGATTCGATTTCAGCGCATACAACCGCAAACATATTCTCAGGCGTCTGGAGCTGCGGATGAAGCTCGAAAACTGCGCGGACCTCAGCCAGCTTCTTGGCCTTCTGCTCCAAAGTCCAGCCTTGCTGAACAATATTCTGGAAGATTTCTCGATTCAGGTTACCAGTTTGTTCAGAGATGCGGAGTTTTTCCAGGAATTCAGGAATAAGATCGTCCCCATCCTTAGAGAACTTCCGGAGATCTACATCTGGCATGCAGGCTGTTCAACAGGCGAGGAAGCCTATTCGATGGCGATATTGCTTACAGAGGAGGGTCTGCTGGAGAAGACACATATCTATGCTACGGATTTCAATGAAAAAGCGGTGGAGCAGGCTCGCAGAGGCGCTTTTCCGCTGCAGCATCTTACCGACTATGCCGAAAACTATCGGCTAGCCGGCGGAAAAGAAACACTCTCAGCATATATGGATACGGATGGCGAGTCGGCTTACTTTCATTCTGCTTTGAGCCAAGCGATTTTTTTTGAACAGCATAATCTGGTTACGGATGGCTCCTTTCACGAATTCCATGTCATTCTGTGCCGGAATGTATGCATTTATTTCAATACCAGCCTGCAAAAACATGTTCAAGAGTTATTCTACAACAGTCTATACCCCGGAGGCCTGCTCTGTCTGGGAGATCAGGAATCCCTGATCTCTCTCGAAAGCAACCAGCACTTCAAAGAATTCGGCGTCACAAACAACATCTACAGCAAGCTGGAGCATCCTAAAAGGGAGTAA